From the Bacteriovorax sp. Seq25_V genome, the window TAGTACCAGATTACTTAAAAGAACTGCAAACATATCAGGCCGGGAAGCCTATTGATGAAGTTGCGCGCGAGAAAGGCCTAACAAAAATTAGCAAACTTGCCAGCAACGAAAATCCACTTGGTCCATCTCCATTTGCAATTAGAGAAATGACAAAAGGTCTCTGGGACCTTCACCGCTATCCAGACATGCATGCTTTTGCACTCAAATCAAAACTTGCTGAAATGTATAACCTAAAAAGAGAAAATATTATTTTAGGAAATGGTTCCGAAGGAATCATGGGTTATATTGCTCGTGCTTTTTTAAGACCAGGTGATGAAGTTCTAACTTGTGAAAATACATTTATTGGTTTCTACATTCTTGCAAGATCAGCAGGTGCAAAATTAAAACTTGTACCCCTTGATGACTCATACCGCTTTAATGTCGCAGCACTTGCTCAAAATATAACTGAGAATACAAAAGTTATCTATATTGCAAATCCAAATAATCCTACAGGTACTTATATCTCTAAAGAAGAATTCGATTTTCTTATGAGACACGTTCCAAAACATGTTCTCGTCATACTTGATGAGGCATACTTTGAATTTGCTATTGGACAACAGGACTATCCAGATTCAATGGATTACCGTTACGATAACGTTCTAACTCTAAGAACATTTTCAAAGGCCTACGGACTCTCTGGAATCCGTGTAGGTTATGGATTTGCTCATGAAGAACTTATCTCGTACCTCACTAAAGTAAAACTTCCATTCGAACCAAACCTTATTGGGCAACTTGGAGCCGTTGGAGCTCTTGAAGATCAGCCACACCTTGAGAGAACTCTTAAAAATAACAACAAGAGATATGATGAACTATTTGCATATCTTACTGAAAAAGGTTTTAAGCCAATTCCATCAGTTACTAATTTCGTGACAATTAAGACAGGAAGCTCTGAAGCGTCTGACCATCTCTTTCAAGCCCTACTTAATCACGGTGTCATCATTCGTCCACTTAAGGCCAATGAGATGCCAGATTTTGTACGAATTAGTATTGGAACAAAAGAAGAAATGGGTCACTTCTATGAAGCCATGGAAGCAATCATACCTGAATTTATGAAACTCTACGGGAGTCAATTATGAAAATATGTCGCTATATCCACAACTCAAACATTCGCCCAGAACCACGCCTTGGTATTTTAACTGATGATGGTCGTGTGATTGATGCTAACTATGTTTGGGCCTGTGACTATGAAAGAGAAGGGAAGTACAATTTCTGGGAACGTGCTAATTACACATGCCCTTCAAGTCTTTCTCAAATTTTAAAACTCAAAGATGATCCGATTGATTTTCTAAGTGAAACTTATGGACTTTTCCTATTCCTCGAAAAAGTTGGCGACCTTGAATTAAGAGATGGAACTCCAATCGTTTTTGATTTTGAAAATACAGGAGAGGTAAAACTATCATCCCCAATAGATAAGATTACAACTTATCGAGACTTCTATGCACATGAAAAGCATGTTCAAAAAGGCTTCGAAAAGCGCGGAGAAAAAATTCCGGATGCATGGTACGAAATACCAGCCTACTACAAGGGACCAACTCATGGTTTTATTGGACCAGAAGAGGAAGTTCTCTGGCCAAGTTATACAAATATTCTCGACTACGAACTTGAGCTTGCTATGGTTGTAGGAAAAGAAGGAAAGAATATTAAACCTGAAGATGCAGCTTCTCACATTTTTGGCTTCACAATACTTAATGATATCTCAGCTCGAGATATTCAAAAGAAGGAAATGGCAATCAGACTCGGACCAGCAAAAGGCAAGGACTTCTGTTCTGTTATTGGGCCTGTTATTGTTACTTTCGACGAATTTGACTTCATTGAGCCAAACTTAGAAATGAAAGCAATTGTAAACGGAGAAGAGTGGTCTCACGGCTTCTCGGGTGATTCGCATTTTTCATGGGCACAAATGATCACTCATGTTTCACAAGATGAGTGGGTACTGCCTGGTGATGTATTTGGAAGTGGAACAGTTGGTACAGGTTGTGGGCTCGAACTTGATAAGTGGATTCAGCCTGGAGATACGATTGAATTGCAAGTTGAAAAAATTGGAAACTTAATCAATAAAATTGGAAACAAGGGAAATGGTAATGGAAAATTTTAGAGCTAGTGGAACATACACAAAGCAAGCTCATGTGGATATCCCAGAAGGACTTTACGAAGAGGAGCATGGACGTAAGGGCTTCTTTGGAAGAGTAAGCCACCTTTATCATGAAAACCCACCAGTTAATTGGACTAATATTGAAGGTGAGCTTAAGCCGAGGGCATTACCTCCTCTATTTTCTCATAATGATATCAAAGAAGGCTATAAAGAGATTTTAAAGAATGCTGACTGCATTGTCAGTCTAGGCTACTTCACTAAAACAAAACGTATGTTTTTTAGGAATGCTGATTTTGATGAGCTTTTCTTTATCCATGATGGTTCAGGAAGAATTGAATCAATCTACGGTCACCTTAATTTCTCTAAAGGTGATTACATCGTCATGCCTCGTGGGACAACATATAAATTTTTCTATGAAACAAAGTCAAAAATTCTTAAGATAGAATCAGCATCTGAATTTGAAGAGCCATCAAGGGGAATTCTCGGACCAAACGCTCTTTATGATCAAACGGCAAAAGTTTATCCAGAAGCAGCAGTAGGCTCTGAAACAGATCTTGATGAGTATGTTGTAAGAATTAAAAGACTTGGAGAAATAACAAAAGTTACTTATCCATTTAATCCTCTTGATGTAAAGGGTTGGAAGGGTTCTGTATATCCATGGAAAATTTCTATCTATGACTACTGCCCTATTATGAGTCATCGTTATCATATTCCTCCATCTGGTCATACAACTTTTGTCGCAAAGAACTTTGTAATTTGTTCTTTCGTTGAGAGACCTCTTGAAGATAAGAAACATAAAGTATTGAAAGTCCCTTTCTATCATTCAAATATTGATTACGATGAAGTTCTTTTCTATCACCAAGGTAATTTCTTTAGTCGTGATAATATCGATGCAGGAGCTTTAACTTTCCACCCACAAGGGATTCACCATGGGCCTCATCCAAAGGCTTTTAAAGCTGGTGATGACAAATTATACACTGATGAATACGCAGTAATGATCGACACGAGATACCCA encodes:
- a CDS encoding fumarylacetoacetate hydrolase family protein — its product is MKICRYIHNSNIRPEPRLGILTDDGRVIDANYVWACDYEREGKYNFWERANYTCPSSLSQILKLKDDPIDFLSETYGLFLFLEKVGDLELRDGTPIVFDFENTGEVKLSSPIDKITTYRDFYAHEKHVQKGFEKRGEKIPDAWYEIPAYYKGPTHGFIGPEEEVLWPSYTNILDYELELAMVVGKEGKNIKPEDAASHIFGFTILNDISARDIQKKEMAIRLGPAKGKDFCSVIGPVIVTFDEFDFIEPNLEMKAIVNGEEWSHGFSGDSHFSWAQMITHVSQDEWVLPGDVFGSGTVGTGCGLELDKWIQPGDTIELQVEKIGNLINKIGNKGNGNGKF
- the hisC gene encoding histidinol-phosphate transaminase, with product MNKELVPDYLKELQTYQAGKPIDEVAREKGLTKISKLASNENPLGPSPFAIREMTKGLWDLHRYPDMHAFALKSKLAEMYNLKRENIILGNGSEGIMGYIARAFLRPGDEVLTCENTFIGFYILARSAGAKLKLVPLDDSYRFNVAALAQNITENTKVIYIANPNNPTGTYISKEEFDFLMRHVPKHVLVILDEAYFEFAIGQQDYPDSMDYRYDNVLTLRTFSKAYGLSGIRVGYGFAHEELISYLTKVKLPFEPNLIGQLGAVGALEDQPHLERTLKNNNKRYDELFAYLTEKGFKPIPSVTNFVTIKTGSSEASDHLFQALLNHGVIIRPLKANEMPDFVRISIGTKEEMGHFYEAMEAIIPEFMKLYGSQL
- a CDS encoding homogentisate 1,2-dioxygenase, which translates into the protein MENFRASGTYTKQAHVDIPEGLYEEEHGRKGFFGRVSHLYHENPPVNWTNIEGELKPRALPPLFSHNDIKEGYKEILKNADCIVSLGYFTKTKRMFFRNADFDELFFIHDGSGRIESIYGHLNFSKGDYIVMPRGTTYKFFYETKSKILKIESASEFEEPSRGILGPNALYDQTAKVYPEAAVGSETDLDEYVVRIKRLGEITKVTYPFNPLDVKGWKGSVYPWKISIYDYCPIMSHRYHIPPSGHTTFVAKNFVICSFVERPLEDKKHKVLKVPFYHSNIDYDEVLFYHQGNFFSRDNIDAGALTFHPQGIHHGPHPKAFKAGDDKLYTDEYAVMIDTRYPLKPTEWFSSVENKNYWKSWM